The Amylolactobacillus amylophilus DSM 20533 = JCM 1125 genome contains a region encoding:
- a CDS encoding PTS fructose transporter subunit IIABC: MKIKDILNKDAMIMDLKATTKEAAIDEMIAKDVQAGVIADAAKYKAAILAREAQSTTGIGDGIAMPHAKNDAVKQTTVLFAKSAAGVQYDALDGQPVHLFFMIAAPAGANNEHLQALATLSGLLIDADLVAQLKNATMPDEIIALFSAAESAKEERDAAADQKEKAAQATKSAATNGEKPYIVAVTACITGIAHTYMAEEALKKAGEKLGIDIKVETNGSEGVKHLLTNDDIKRAQGVIITADKKVAMDRFDGKQLIHRPVIDGIKKPEELINDILANEGQTFHAANNETVEETTTGDNESAGRKVYTSLMNGVSNMLPFVVGGGILMAASFAIENFVGAHSLWFTFFNHVGNWAFSFLLPVLAAYIAEAIGDRPALMPGFVGGYMASLAAASIVKSDSPAGFLGALVAGFLAGYVTLFWKRVFRNLPKSLEGLKPIFILPILGLATVGALMFFAVNPVFGFLNGIITNFLSNMGTANAVLLGGVLGGMMAIDMGGPFNKAAYVFAIGAFTATKNGDLMAAVMIGGMIPPLAIAIATSVWPKKWTKEERTAGISNYVLGISFITEGAIPFAAKDPLRIITSSVIGSAIGGALSQLMHVSVPAPHGGIFAALFLSNNLIGFLVALIIGAIISAVILGFWKKPVVQAG, translated from the coding sequence GTGAAAATCAAAGATATCTTAAATAAAGATGCGATGATCATGGACCTAAAAGCGACGACGAAGGAAGCCGCGATTGACGAAATGATTGCTAAAGACGTCCAGGCGGGCGTAATCGCGGATGCTGCCAAGTATAAGGCAGCAATACTCGCGCGCGAAGCCCAGTCAACTACCGGAATTGGTGATGGTATCGCCATGCCCCATGCAAAGAACGATGCAGTTAAACAGACGACGGTTTTGTTTGCAAAGAGCGCGGCAGGCGTTCAGTATGACGCCTTAGATGGCCAACCGGTTCACTTGTTCTTTATGATTGCAGCGCCAGCAGGAGCAAATAACGAGCACCTGCAGGCATTGGCTACTTTATCTGGTCTACTAATCGATGCTGATCTGGTGGCTCAGTTGAAGAACGCCACAATGCCTGACGAGATTATCGCGTTGTTTAGTGCCGCTGAGAGTGCAAAAGAGGAGCGGGATGCTGCTGCAGATCAGAAAGAAAAGGCCGCCCAGGCAACAAAGTCTGCTGCGACAAATGGCGAGAAGCCGTATATTGTTGCAGTTACTGCATGTATTACGGGAATCGCCCACACCTACATGGCAGAGGAGGCTTTAAAAAAAGCTGGTGAGAAATTGGGTATCGATATCAAGGTCGAGACCAACGGCTCGGAAGGCGTGAAGCACCTTTTGACTAACGACGATATCAAGCGTGCTCAGGGTGTAATCATTACTGCTGATAAGAAGGTGGCGATGGATAGATTCGATGGTAAGCAACTGATTCATCGGCCTGTCATTGACGGAATCAAGAAGCCGGAGGAACTGATTAACGATATTCTCGCTAATGAGGGACAAACTTTCCATGCTGCAAATAATGAGACGGTGGAGGAAACAACCACTGGCGACAATGAGTCGGCAGGACGGAAAGTTTATACCAGCTTGATGAATGGTGTTTCGAATATGCTACCATTCGTCGTTGGTGGCGGTATCTTGATGGCGGCTTCCTTTGCCATCGAGAACTTTGTCGGTGCCCACTCACTTTGGTTCACGTTCTTTAATCATGTTGGTAACTGGGCATTTAGCTTCTTACTTCCCGTATTAGCAGCGTATATTGCTGAAGCAATCGGTGATCGTCCTGCCCTCATGCCAGGATTTGTTGGTGGGTACATGGCATCTCTTGCAGCTGCAAGTATCGTGAAGTCAGACTCGCCAGCCGGATTTTTGGGAGCCTTGGTTGCCGGCTTTCTCGCAGGTTACGTGACCCTATTCTGGAAGAGAGTCTTCAGAAATTTGCCTAAGTCATTAGAAGGGCTGAAGCCAATCTTCATCCTGCCAATTCTTGGTTTAGCCACTGTGGGTGCGTTGATGTTCTTCGCAGTCAACCCAGTCTTTGGCTTCCTCAACGGAATTATTACGAATTTCTTGTCGAACATGGGTACAGCAAATGCCGTTCTTTTAGGTGGCGTGCTTGGTGGAATGATGGCCATCGATATGGGTGGTCCATTTAACAAGGCGGCCTATGTCTTCGCTATCGGTGCATTTACCGCAACGAAAAACGGGGATTTAATGGCAGCAGTGATGATTGGTGGGATGATTCCACCACTTGCGATTGCAATTGCAACATCTGTTTGGCCAAAGAAGTGGACCAAAGAAGAGCGCACAGCAGGAATTTCAAACTACGTTCTCGGGATCTCCTTCATTACTGAAGGTGCCATTCCGTTCGCTGCCAAGGATCCATTAAGAATCATTACCTCAAGTGTAATTGGTTCGGCAATCGGCGGTGCATTATCACAGTTGATGCATGTCAGTGTTCCAGCACCACATGGCGGAATCTTTGCCGCACTCTTCCTCTCAAACAACTTAATTGGCTTCCTAGTTGCATTAATTATTGGCGCAATTATCTCTGCAGTTATTTTAGGTTTCTGGAAGAAACCTGTGGTTCAAGCAGGATAA